One genomic segment of Streptomyces sp. NBC_00239 includes these proteins:
- a CDS encoding styrene monooxygenase/indole monooxygenase family protein: protein MRKILVVGAGQSGLQLALGLQSKGYEVTLMSNRTADEIRTGRVMSTQCMFTTALQHERDLGLDFWADRAPKIEGLGVSVTAPDSSRAVDWLGRLRGYAQSVDQRVKMAGWLDTFAERGGQLVIHGASVSDLDFFARTYDLVLVAAGKGELVELFGRNAARSPYDTPQRALAVSYVHGLGPRPEHPDTEAVRCNLVPGVGELFVMPTLTTSGRADILFWEGVPGGPLDVFQGVEDPAEHLATTLGLMEKFTPWEFERAAGVELTDAGATLAGRYAPIVRNPVGRLPGGGLVLGVGDVVVANDPITGQGSNSAAKCAASYLSSILMHGDKPFDEAWMKATFDKFWFTTGKPVTQWTNAMLGVPPEHVLNLIGAAGQLQPVADRFANGFDHPADFDAFFYDPQDAADYLAEVSASASASGSEPEPEPEPEPASASAASAGADSEA from the coding sequence ATGCGGAAGATACTCGTCGTCGGGGCCGGTCAGTCCGGCCTTCAGCTCGCCCTCGGACTCCAGTCCAAGGGGTACGAGGTCACCCTCATGTCCAACCGGACCGCGGACGAGATCCGTACCGGCCGGGTCATGTCCACGCAGTGCATGTTCACCACCGCCCTCCAGCACGAGCGCGACCTCGGACTGGACTTCTGGGCGGACCGGGCCCCGAAGATCGAGGGCCTCGGTGTCTCCGTCACGGCCCCCGACTCCTCGCGCGCCGTCGACTGGCTCGGCCGGCTCAGGGGGTACGCGCAGTCCGTGGACCAGCGGGTCAAGATGGCCGGCTGGCTCGACACCTTCGCGGAGCGCGGCGGGCAGCTCGTCATCCACGGCGCGTCCGTCTCCGACCTCGACTTCTTCGCCCGGACCTACGACCTGGTGCTCGTCGCCGCGGGCAAGGGCGAACTGGTCGAGCTGTTCGGCCGCAATGCCGCCCGCTCCCCGTACGACACCCCGCAGCGCGCCCTCGCCGTCAGCTACGTCCACGGCCTCGGGCCGCGCCCCGAGCACCCGGACACCGAGGCGGTCCGCTGCAACCTGGTGCCCGGCGTCGGCGAACTCTTCGTGATGCCGACCCTCACCACCTCGGGGCGCGCCGACATCCTCTTCTGGGAGGGCGTGCCCGGCGGCCCCCTCGACGTCTTCCAGGGCGTCGAGGACCCCGCCGAGCACCTGGCGACCACGCTGGGCCTGATGGAGAAGTTCACGCCCTGGGAGTTCGAGCGCGCCGCCGGGGTCGAGTTGACCGACGCGGGCGCCACGCTCGCCGGCCGGTACGCGCCGATCGTCCGCAACCCGGTCGGCAGGCTGCCCGGCGGCGGCCTGGTCCTCGGCGTCGGCGACGTCGTCGTCGCGAACGACCCGATCACCGGGCAGGGCTCCAACTCGGCCGCCAAGTGCGCCGCCTCGTACCTCTCCTCGATCCTGATGCACGGCGACAAGCCGTTCGACGAGGCGTGGATGAAGGCCACCTTCGACAAGTTCTGGTTCACCACCGGCAAGCCGGTCACCCAGTGGACCAACGCGATGCTCGGTGTTCCGCCGGAGCACGTGCTGAACCTGATCGGCGCGGCCGGGCAGCTCCAGCCGGTGGCGGATCGATTCGCCAACGGCTTCGACCACCCGGCCGACTTCGACGCGTTCTTCTACGACCCCCAGGACGCGGCCGACTACCTCGCCGAGGTGTCCGCCTCCGCGTCCGCTTCCGGCTCCGAGCCGGAGCCGGAGCCCGAGCCGGAGCCCGCCTCCGCCTCCGCAGCTTCCGCGGGCGCCGACTCCGAGGCGTAA
- a CDS encoding GTP-binding protein translates to MGSAVSEPIPDLDRTDRPDLLDRLADEDGVQPWQYDRSRAPIAVKVLVAGGFGVGKSTFVGCVSEITPLRTEALMTEASVPTDDLTATPAKNTTTVAMDFGRITLADDLVLYVYGTPGQERFWFMWDDLVRGALGGVVMADTRRLPDCFPALDYFESCGLPYVVAVNHFEGTPSYEPEDVREALTVPPHVPVVIMDARRRNTVLESLVTLVGHALDTTPE, encoded by the coding sequence GTGGGCTCCGCCGTCTCTGAACCGATCCCGGACCTGGACCGCACGGACCGCCCGGACCTGCTGGACCGCCTGGCCGACGAGGACGGCGTGCAGCCCTGGCAGTACGACCGCTCCCGCGCCCCGATCGCCGTCAAGGTGCTCGTCGCGGGCGGTTTCGGGGTCGGCAAGTCCACCTTCGTCGGCTGCGTCTCCGAGATCACGCCGCTGCGCACCGAGGCCCTCATGACCGAGGCCAGCGTCCCCACCGACGACCTCACCGCGACGCCGGCGAAGAACACCACCACCGTCGCGATGGACTTCGGCCGCATCACGCTCGCCGACGACCTCGTCCTGTACGTGTACGGCACCCCCGGCCAGGAGCGCTTCTGGTTCATGTGGGACGACCTGGTGCGCGGCGCCCTCGGGGGCGTCGTCATGGCCGACACCCGGCGGCTGCCCGACTGCTTCCCCGCCCTCGACTACTTCGAGAGCTGCGGACTGCCGTACGTCGTGGCCGTGAACCACTTCGAGGGGACCCCCTCCTACGAGCCCGAGGACGTCCGCGAGGCGCTCACCGTGCCGCCGCACGTACCCGTCGTGATCATGGACGCGCGGCGCCGGAACACGGTGCTCGAATCGCTGGTCACCCTCGTCGGGCACGCCCTCGACACCACCCCCGAATAG
- a CDS encoding DUF742 domain-containing protein → MSDRLPIRGADRRPARVRPYSLTGGRTRFGHVLLVETFVATLDATAVDAPVRLPEMRAIVEVCRRMRTVAEIAALLKLPLGVVRVLISDLADQGRIRVYGTGHGSGRPERALLERVLSGLRRL, encoded by the coding sequence GTGAGCGACCGGCTGCCGATACGCGGAGCCGACCGCCGCCCCGCCCGCGTCCGCCCGTACTCCCTGACGGGCGGCCGCACCCGGTTCGGGCACGTCCTGCTCGTCGAGACCTTCGTGGCCACCCTCGACGCCACGGCGGTGGACGCCCCGGTCCGGCTCCCCGAGATGCGGGCCATCGTCGAGGTCTGCCGCCGCATGCGGACGGTCGCCGAGATAGCGGCGCTCCTCAAGCTGCCCCTGGGCGTGGTCCGGGTGCTGATCAGCGACCTCGCCGACCAGGGAAGGATCCGCGTCTACGGCACCGGCCACGGCAGCGGCCGGCCCGAACGCGCACTGCTCGAAAGGGTGCTCAGTGGGCTCCGCCGTCTCTGA
- a CDS encoding roadblock/LC7 domain-containing protein — protein sequence MTAPSTYGLSTQARNLQWLLTDLVEEVPGLISVAVVSSDGLLLLSSDPGHSDAPKKETKGPRGAAADLATIVSGLGSLTCGAAQLMEAGGVKQTMVSMEHGSVFVMAISDGSLLGVHATPDCDMSVVAYHMALFVGRAGHVLTPEVRSELRQSLERTP from the coding sequence GTGACCGCGCCCAGTACGTACGGACTGAGCACGCAGGCCCGCAATCTTCAGTGGCTGCTGACCGACCTGGTCGAGGAGGTGCCAGGGCTGATCTCGGTCGCCGTGGTCTCCTCGGACGGGCTGCTCCTGCTGTCCTCGGATCCAGGCCACAGCGACGCTCCCAAGAAGGAGACCAAGGGCCCGCGCGGCGCCGCCGCCGACCTCGCGACCATCGTCTCCGGCCTGGGCAGCCTCACCTGCGGCGCCGCCCAGCTCATGGAGGCCGGCGGGGTCAAGCAGACCATGGTCTCGATGGAGCACGGCAGCGTGTTCGTGATGGCGATCAGCGACGGTTCGCTGCTCGGCGTGCACGCCACCCCGGACTGCGACATGAGCGTCGTCGCCTACCACATGGCCCTGTTCGTGGGCCGTGCCGGACACGTCCTGACCCCCGAAGTCCGCAGCGAGCTGCGGCAGTCCCTGGAGAGAACGCCGTGA
- a CDS encoding sensor histidine kinase, giving the protein MQNKRSRTAGSAARTERSGGTAGNGTDSRADGRSVRVRTRLVLGVAVVGLTVLGAGAPAAVSASAELNESQRLVTLAEHTRQTLALAHALSDERDAAVVFVADGREAAGKDAVQDRAVRVDQQIAEARPGADPDLQRALGRVPAVRAAALTGKSTALAAHLAYSEVIGDLLAPAGELAESTPPRADAALATARALDPLGRAVEQASATRGLLLAALSVPEGEEQEAVYNPVTGRYDEPGPSPEDKARDELTAAAQRARVREQAALDDFTRAARPDVRETLTATVTGPEVKTADGYLDRLTDRPTLTGADLKLDGEAVGAALTARIDRMRSVEATLAGERATALAALRDDDVTEIEVLLGLVGLLFLIAVGVSTGIARTLTRPLSVLKRGAERLADPEGSADPVRFIGRNDEFAAVVRSLNAMQARNEAQSTALHTRIAGLDADRRRLIDRNDTLSAAKTALDKELAELRANLQEYRRVLSTTSVSLSLRTLGLVERQLAVIEQMEAKEQDPDRLATLFKVDHLATVMRRHNENLLVLAGQENGHGHAGPVPLVDVMRAAVSEIERYERVDLQALPAAVQVVGHAADDISHVVAELLENATTFSPPEAKVKLTARLLDGGDVLVSVQDEGIGVTADRLAALNARLADPDAYEHEEESEHGLGLGLYVAGRLAARHGVSAELRARQGGGTEALVVVPAALLPDAPATPGHLPHVQGAPALHLPGMAAEANSNALPPRHRRDPLIALAEAALRPESPQPASHPGDLARAEDDLGPADHDLTQAADPAREPLAEPAPAPDFAAEQAEQAEQAEQAEQAEPAQPQAPEQAEQAEAQAPEQAQAQAQAQAPEQALAQDPAVPAEHPAPVELSPADYPALAEGLAPMDLPEAAGHPAQDPAPQEPAPSGDQAPAFAEDPAPAHAFADPEHQPAYEAGPVAAYEPETTHRTGAAHEAEPESDAVYVDDAVYVDDAPAASGPGYAYGSEAQDGSEAHAGAAPAAAHAAAPVFTPGPGEQLPPADQVFRVPAPDAGQDTAHGFAGPEPERPQAGPRQAEAVPGPAPEVSRRQVFDVPSPAVPEEQIPPAAQVFRVPAPETVEQAEPQVAPESVAQAEPETQAAPEADGWVLAAPLPRQADGRRAHDERQDHQQAPDQASGQAAGRDFDQVPAQPQTAPDAAEPHRLTDKGLPKRTPRVVEPAPTGERKTAPRVDAEELRRRLGGFYQGARDGRRVADAEIAERAKDEGDTVEEART; this is encoded by the coding sequence GTGCAGAACAAGCGGTCTCGGACGGCCGGAAGCGCGGCGAGGACCGAGCGCTCCGGAGGTACCGCGGGCAACGGGACCGACAGCCGGGCGGACGGCCGCTCCGTGCGGGTGCGGACCCGGCTCGTCCTCGGCGTCGCCGTCGTCGGACTCACGGTCCTCGGAGCGGGCGCACCCGCCGCCGTCTCCGCCTCCGCCGAGCTGAACGAATCCCAGCGGCTGGTCACCCTCGCCGAGCACACCCGACAGACCCTCGCCCTGGCCCACGCCCTCTCCGACGAACGCGACGCGGCCGTCGTCTTCGTCGCCGACGGCCGCGAGGCCGCGGGCAAGGACGCCGTGCAGGACCGGGCCGTCCGTGTGGACCAGCAGATCGCCGAGGCCCGCCCCGGCGCGGACCCCGACCTCCAGCGCGCCCTCGGCCGGGTCCCGGCCGTCCGCGCCGCCGCCCTCACCGGCAAGAGCACCGCCCTCGCCGCCCACCTCGCCTACTCCGAGGTCATCGGCGACCTGCTGGCCCCCGCCGGGGAACTCGCCGAGAGCACCCCGCCGCGCGCCGACGCCGCACTGGCCACCGCCCGCGCGCTCGACCCGCTGGGCCGAGCCGTGGAGCAGGCCTCCGCCACCCGCGGACTGCTGCTCGCCGCGCTGTCCGTACCGGAGGGCGAGGAGCAGGAGGCCGTCTACAACCCGGTCACCGGACGGTACGACGAGCCCGGCCCGAGCCCCGAGGACAAGGCGCGCGACGAACTCACCGCCGCCGCCCAGCGCGCCCGGGTCCGCGAGCAGGCCGCCCTCGACGACTTCACCCGCGCCGCCCGGCCCGACGTACGGGAGACCCTGACCGCCACGGTCACCGGTCCCGAGGTCAAGACCGCCGACGGCTACCTCGACCGGCTGACCGACCGCCCCACCCTCACCGGCGCCGACCTCAAGCTCGACGGGGAGGCCGTCGGGGCCGCGCTCACCGCGCGCATCGACCGGATGCGCTCGGTCGAGGCCACGCTCGCCGGGGAGCGCGCCACCGCGCTCGCCGCACTGCGCGACGACGACGTCACCGAGATCGAAGTGCTGCTCGGCCTCGTCGGCCTGCTGTTCCTGATCGCCGTGGGCGTCTCCACCGGCATCGCGCGCACGCTCACCCGGCCGCTGTCGGTCCTCAAGCGCGGCGCCGAGCGGCTGGCCGACCCGGAGGGCTCCGCCGACCCGGTCCGCTTCATCGGCCGCAACGACGAGTTCGCCGCGGTCGTCCGCTCCCTCAACGCGATGCAGGCCCGCAACGAGGCCCAGTCCACCGCCCTGCACACCCGGATCGCCGGGCTCGACGCCGACCGGCGCCGCCTGATCGACCGCAACGACACCCTCAGCGCCGCGAAGACCGCCCTCGACAAGGAACTGGCCGAACTCCGCGCCAACCTGCAGGAGTACCGCCGGGTCCTGTCGACGACGTCGGTCTCCCTGTCGCTGCGCACGCTCGGCCTGGTCGAGCGGCAGCTCGCCGTCATCGAACAGATGGAGGCGAAGGAGCAGGACCCGGACCGCCTCGCCACCCTCTTCAAGGTCGACCACCTGGCGACCGTCATGCGCCGCCACAACGAGAACCTGCTCGTCCTCGCCGGCCAGGAAAACGGCCACGGCCACGCCGGACCGGTCCCGCTCGTCGACGTCATGCGCGCCGCGGTCAGCGAGATCGAGCGCTACGAACGGGTCGACCTCCAGGCCCTGCCCGCCGCCGTGCAGGTCGTCGGGCACGCCGCCGACGACATCTCGCACGTCGTGGCGGAGCTGCTGGAGAACGCGACCACGTTCTCGCCGCCCGAGGCCAAGGTGAAGCTCACGGCCCGGCTGCTGGACGGCGGCGACGTGCTGGTGTCCGTGCAGGACGAGGGCATCGGCGTGACCGCGGACCGGCTCGCCGCGCTCAACGCGCGCCTGGCCGACCCCGACGCGTACGAGCACGAGGAGGAGTCGGAGCACGGCCTGGGCCTCGGCCTGTACGTGGCCGGCCGGCTCGCCGCGCGGCACGGCGTCAGCGCCGAGCTCCGCGCCCGGCAGGGCGGCGGCACCGAAGCGCTCGTCGTCGTCCCGGCCGCGCTGCTGCCGGACGCCCCCGCGACCCCCGGCCACCTCCCGCACGTCCAGGGCGCCCCCGCGCTGCACCTGCCCGGCATGGCGGCCGAGGCCAACTCCAACGCCCTGCCGCCCCGGCACCGCCGCGACCCCCTGATCGCCCTCGCCGAAGCAGCCCTGCGCCCCGAGTCCCCCCAGCCCGCGTCCCACCCCGGCGACCTGGCCCGGGCCGAAGACGACTTGGGCCCGGCCGACCACGACCTGACCCAGGCGGCGGACCCGGCCCGGGAACCGCTCGCCGAGCCCGCCCCGGCCCCGGACTTTGCTGCCGAACAGGCCGAACAGGCCGAACAGGCCGAACAGGCCGAACAGGCCGAGCCTGCCCAGCCCCAGGCTCCCGAGCAGGCCGAACAGGCCGAGGCCCAGGCTCCCGAGCAGGCCCAGGCCCAGGCCCAGGCCCAGGCTCCCGAGCAGGCCCTGGCGCAGGACCCGGCCGTGCCCGCCGAGCACCCCGCCCCGGTCGAGCTGTCGCCCGCCGACTACCCGGCCCTGGCCGAGGGCCTGGCCCCGATGGACCTCCCGGAGGCAGCCGGGCACCCGGCCCAGGACCCCGCACCGCAGGAGCCCGCGCCCTCCGGTGACCAGGCCCCGGCCTTCGCCGAGGACCCGGCACCCGCCCACGCCTTCGCCGACCCCGAGCACCAGCCCGCGTACGAGGCCGGGCCCGTGGCCGCGTACGAGCCCGAGACCACGCACCGGACCGGGGCCGCCCACGAGGCCGAGCCCGAGTCCGACGCCGTGTACGTCGACGACGCCGTGTACGTCGACGACGCCCCGGCGGCGTCCGGGCCCGGGTACGCGTACGGCTCCGAGGCGCAGGACGGCTCCGAGGCGCACGCCGGTGCCGCACCGGCGGCCGCGCACGCCGCCGCGCCCGTGTTCACGCCCGGGCCGGGGGAGCAGCTGCCGCCGGCGGACCAGGTCTTCCGGGTGCCCGCCCCGGACGCCGGCCAGGACACCGCGCACGGCTTCGCCGGGCCGGAGCCGGAGCGCCCGCAGGCCGGGCCCCGGCAGGCCGAGGCCGTGCCCGGCCCCGCGCCCGAGGTGTCGCGCCGCCAGGTGTTCGACGTACCGTCGCCGGCCGTGCCGGAGGAGCAGATTCCGCCCGCCGCCCAGGTGTTCCGGGTGCCCGCACCCGAGACCGTTGAGCAGGCGGAGCCGCAGGTCGCGCCCGAGAGCGTGGCGCAGGCGGAGCCGGAAACTCAGGCCGCGCCGGAGGCGGACGGCTGGGTGCTCGCCGCGCCGCTGCCGCGGCAGGCCGACGGCCGGCGCGCCCACGACGAGCGCCAGGACCACCAGCAGGCCCCTGACCAGGCCTCCGGCCAGGCGGCCGGACGGGACTTCGACCAGGTCCCGGCCCAGCCGCAGACCGCGCCGGACGCGGCGGAGCCGCACCGGCTCACCGACAAGGGGCTGCCCAAGCGGACGCCGCGCGTCGTCGAGCCCGCTCCCACCGGCGAGCGAAAGACCGCTCCGAGAGTTGACGCCGAGGAACTCCGGCGCCGCCTCGGGGGGTTCTACCAGGGGGCCCGCGACGGCCGGCGGGTGGCTGACGCCGAGATCGCCGAGCGGGCGAAGGACGAGGGGGACACCGTCGAGGAGGCACGCACGTGA
- a CDS encoding MarR family winged helix-turn-helix transcriptional regulator has product MGADVQGSGEQEFLALERELSVFLRRARASSGEMARELHPELEPAAYGLLVRLADAGRQRATDLAGYFGVGKATMSRQLRALEVLGLVAREPDPADGRAFLVGLTPEGRERFLKVRDARRVQYMRKLADWDRGEVAELARLLRQLNAGTDA; this is encoded by the coding sequence ATGGGAGCGGACGTGCAGGGCAGTGGAGAGCAGGAGTTCCTCGCGCTGGAGCGGGAGCTTTCCGTCTTCCTCCGGCGCGCCAGGGCGTCGTCCGGGGAGATGGCGCGGGAGCTCCACCCGGAACTGGAACCGGCCGCGTACGGGCTGCTCGTACGCCTCGCGGACGCGGGACGCCAGCGGGCCACCGACCTCGCCGGCTACTTCGGCGTCGGGAAGGCGACCATGAGCCGCCAGCTGCGGGCCCTGGAGGTGCTGGGGCTGGTGGCGCGCGAGCCGGACCCGGCGGACGGCCGCGCCTTCCTGGTCGGGCTCACCCCCGAGGGCCGGGAGCGTTTCCTGAAGGTGCGCGACGCCCGCCGGGTGCAGTACATGCGCAAGCTGGCCGACTGGGACCGCGGCGAGGTCGCGGAACTCGCCCGGCTGCTGCGCCAGCTCAACGCGGGCACCGACGCCTGA
- the lon gene encoding endopeptidase La, with protein MASTSVPLTLPVLPLDDEVVLPGMVVPLDLSDADVRAAVEAAQAAAGTGKPRVLLVPRIDGKYAATGVLGTVEQVGRLSDGDPGALIRGRGRVRIGAGTTGPGAALWVEGDTVAEHVPDPLPGSVAELVKEYKALATSWLKKRGAWQVVDRVQQIEGVSALADNSGYSPFLTTAQKIELLETADPVARLKLAVKQLGDHLAEQDVAESIAKDVQDGVDKQQREFLLRRQLDAVRKELRDLNGDPEGEESDDYRARVEAADLPEKVREAALKEVDKLERSSDQSPEGSWIRTWLDTVLELPWNERTDDAAAYDIRGARAVLDAEHAGLDDVKERITEYLAVRKRRADRGMGLVGGRRGGAVLALVGPPGVGKTSLGESVAHAMGRKFVRVALGGVRDEAEIRGHRRTYVGALPGRIVRAVKEAGSMNPVVLLDEIDKVGSDFRGDPAAALLEVLDPAQNHTFRDHYLEVELDLSDVVFLATANALEAIPEALLDRMELVRLDGYTEDEKVVIARDHLLPRQLERTGLAADEVSLTEEALRSLAGEYTREAGVRTLERSLARLLRKAAAQHELGERELPFAIGRDDLRGLIGRPHHVPESAQDPAERRTAVPGVATGLAVTGAGGDVLYVEASLADPETGAAGLTLTGQLGDVMKESAQIALSFLRSHGAELELPVADLKDRGVHIHFPAGAVPKDGPSAGITMTTALASLLSGRQVRTDVAMTGEVSLTGRVLPIGGVKQKLLAAHRAGMTTVIIPKRNEADLDDVPAEVLDTLEVHPVTDVRQVLELALTQAAVPVAAAA; from the coding sequence ATGGCTTCGACGTCCGTACCGCTCACTCTGCCCGTGCTGCCGCTTGACGACGAGGTTGTGCTGCCCGGCATGGTCGTGCCGCTCGACCTGTCCGACGCGGACGTACGCGCGGCCGTCGAAGCAGCACAGGCCGCGGCCGGCACCGGGAAGCCCCGTGTGCTGCTGGTGCCGCGCATCGACGGGAAGTACGCCGCGACCGGCGTGCTCGGGACCGTGGAACAGGTCGGGCGGCTGTCCGACGGGGACCCCGGCGCGCTGATCCGCGGCCGCGGCCGGGTGCGGATCGGGGCCGGCACCACCGGGCCCGGGGCCGCCCTGTGGGTCGAGGGCGACACCGTCGCCGAGCACGTGCCCGATCCGCTCCCCGGCTCGGTCGCCGAACTGGTCAAGGAGTACAAGGCGCTCGCCACCAGCTGGCTCAAGAAGCGCGGCGCCTGGCAGGTCGTCGACCGGGTGCAGCAGATCGAGGGCGTCTCCGCCCTCGCCGACAACTCCGGCTACTCGCCGTTCCTGACGACCGCTCAGAAGATCGAGCTGCTGGAGACCGCCGACCCGGTGGCCCGCCTGAAGCTCGCCGTCAAGCAGCTCGGCGACCACCTCGCCGAGCAGGACGTCGCCGAGTCCATCGCCAAGGACGTCCAGGACGGCGTCGACAAGCAGCAGCGCGAGTTCCTGCTGCGCCGTCAGCTGGACGCCGTGCGCAAGGAGCTGCGCGACCTCAACGGCGACCCCGAGGGCGAGGAGTCCGACGACTACCGGGCCCGGGTGGAGGCCGCCGACCTGCCCGAGAAGGTCCGCGAGGCCGCCCTCAAGGAAGTCGACAAGCTGGAGCGCTCCAGCGACCAGAGCCCCGAGGGCTCCTGGATCCGCACCTGGCTCGACACCGTCCTCGAACTCCCGTGGAACGAGCGCACCGACGACGCCGCCGCCTACGACATCCGGGGCGCCCGGGCCGTGCTCGACGCCGAGCACGCCGGCCTGGACGACGTGAAGGAACGCATCACCGAGTACCTGGCGGTCCGCAAGCGCCGTGCCGACCGGGGGATGGGCCTGGTCGGCGGCCGCCGCGGCGGCGCCGTGCTGGCCCTGGTCGGGCCGCCGGGGGTCGGAAAGACCTCGTTGGGAGAGTCGGTCGCGCACGCCATGGGCCGCAAGTTCGTCCGCGTCGCCCTCGGCGGCGTCCGCGACGAGGCCGAGATCCGCGGCCACCGGCGCACCTACGTCGGCGCGCTGCCCGGCCGCATCGTGCGCGCCGTCAAGGAGGCCGGGTCCATGAACCCGGTCGTGCTCCTCGACGAGATCGACAAGGTGGGCTCCGACTTCCGCGGCGACCCGGCCGCAGCCCTCCTCGAAGTGCTCGACCCGGCGCAGAACCACACCTTCCGCGACCACTACCTGGAGGTCGAGCTCGACCTCAGCGACGTGGTGTTCCTGGCCACCGCCAACGCCCTGGAGGCCATCCCCGAGGCCCTGCTCGACCGCATGGAACTGGTCCGCCTCGACGGGTACACCGAGGACGAGAAGGTCGTCATCGCCCGCGACCACCTGCTCCCGCGCCAGCTGGAGCGGACCGGACTGGCCGCCGACGAGGTGTCCCTGACCGAGGAGGCACTGCGCAGCCTCGCCGGGGAGTACACCCGGGAGGCCGGCGTGCGGACCCTGGAGCGGTCCCTGGCCCGGCTGCTGCGCAAGGCCGCCGCCCAGCACGAACTGGGCGAGCGGGAGCTTCCGTTCGCGATCGGCCGGGACGACCTGCGCGGCCTCATCGGCCGCCCGCACCACGTGCCCGAGTCGGCGCAGGACCCGGCCGAGCGGCGCACCGCGGTGCCGGGCGTGGCCACCGGCCTCGCCGTGACCGGCGCCGGCGGCGACGTGCTCTACGTGGAGGCCTCGCTCGCCGACCCCGAGACGGGCGCGGCCGGGCTGACCCTCACCGGCCAGCTGGGCGACGTGATGAAGGAGTCCGCGCAGATCGCCCTGAGCTTCCTGCGCTCGCACGGCGCCGAGCTGGAGCTGCCCGTCGCCGACCTCAAGGACCGCGGCGTGCACATCCACTTCCCGGCCGGCGCCGTCCCCAAGGACGGCCCGAGCGCCGGCATCACCATGACGACCGCGCTCGCCTCGCTGCTCTCCGGCCGCCAGGTGCGCACCGACGTGGCGATGACCGGCGAGGTCTCGCTGACCGGGCGGGTGCTGCCGATCGGCGGGGTCAAGCAGAAGCTGCTGGCCGCGCACCGGGCCGGGATGACCACCGTGATCATCCCGAAGCGGAACGAGGCGGACCTCGACGACGTGCCCGCCGAGGTGCTCGACACGCTTGAGGTCCACCCGGTGACCGACGTCCGCCAGGTGCTGGAGCTGGCCCTGACGCAGGCCGCCGTACCGGTCGCCGCCGCGGCCTGA
- a CDS encoding response regulator transcription factor, whose protein sequence is MDQTHPHNAAPATPGAQRRVLVVEDDPTISEAIAARLRAEGFQVQTAADGPAAVAAAEGWQPDLLVLDIMLPGFDGLEVCRRVQAQRPVPVLMLTARDDETDLLVGLGVGADDYMTKPFSMRELAARVHVLLRRVERAAQAATAPRAGTLRLGDLEIDHAQRRVRVQTADVHLTPTEFDLLVCLAGTPRAVLSREQLLAEVWDWADASGTRTVDSHIKALRRKIGAERIRTVHGVGYALETPAS, encoded by the coding sequence ATGGATCAGACACACCCACACAACGCGGCACCGGCGACCCCCGGCGCCCAGCGCCGGGTGCTGGTGGTGGAGGACGACCCGACCATCTCCGAGGCCATCGCGGCCCGGCTGCGGGCCGAGGGCTTCCAGGTGCAGACGGCCGCCGACGGCCCGGCCGCCGTGGCGGCGGCCGAGGGCTGGCAGCCCGACCTGCTGGTCCTCGACATCATGCTGCCCGGCTTCGACGGCCTGGAGGTGTGCCGGCGGGTCCAGGCCCAGCGCCCGGTGCCGGTGCTGATGCTCACGGCCCGCGACGACGAGACGGACCTGCTGGTCGGCCTCGGGGTGGGCGCCGACGACTACATGACCAAGCCGTTCTCCATGCGGGAGCTGGCCGCCCGGGTGCACGTCCTGCTGCGCCGGGTCGAGCGGGCCGCGCAGGCCGCGACCGCCCCCCGGGCCGGCACCCTGCGGCTGGGCGACCTGGAGATCGACCACGCGCAGCGCCGGGTCCGGGTGCAGACCGCGGACGTGCACCTCACCCCGACCGAGTTCGACCTGCTGGTCTGCCTCGCCGGCACCCCGCGGGCGGTGCTCTCCCGGGAACAGCTGCTCGCCGAGGTCTGGGACTGGGCGGACGCGTCCGGCACCAGAACCGTCGACAGCCACATCAAGGCGCTGCGCCGCAAGATCGGGGCCGAGCGGATCCGGACCGTGCACGGGGTCGGGTACGCGCTGGAGACCCCGGCGTCATGA